A genomic segment from Bradyrhizobium sp. ISRA430 encodes:
- the gmd gene encoding GDP-mannose 4,6-dehydratase: MRERIALITGVTGQDGAYLAEHLLSLGYVVHGIKRRSSSFNTARVDHLYQDPHVGNVPFMMHYGDMTDSTNLIRLVQQIRPTEIYNLAAQSHVAVSFESPEYTANADAVGVLRLLEAIRILGMEKETRFYQASTSELYGLVQEIPQKETTPFYPRSPYGVAKLYGYWITVNYREAYGMFASNGILFNHESPIRGETFVTRKITRGVARIELGLEDTLYLGNLEAKRDWGHAKDYVEGMHMILQADAPDDFVLATGEMRSVREMVERCFAQVGRRIEWRGKGVEETGVDARSGKTVVRIDPTYFRPTEVELLIGDASKARDKLGWKPKRTFAQLVEEMMASDLAEAKRDVANGKRSV, encoded by the coding sequence ATGCGTGAGCGCATCGCTTTGATCACCGGCGTGACCGGCCAGGACGGCGCCTACCTCGCCGAACATCTGCTGTCGCTCGGCTATGTCGTGCACGGCATCAAGCGGCGGTCGTCGTCGTTCAACACCGCGCGGGTCGATCATCTGTATCAGGACCCGCATGTCGGCAATGTGCCGTTCATGATGCATTACGGCGACATGACCGACTCGACCAATCTGATCCGCCTGGTGCAGCAGATCCGGCCGACCGAGATCTACAATCTCGCCGCCCAGAGCCACGTCGCCGTCAGCTTCGAGAGCCCCGAATACACCGCCAATGCCGACGCCGTCGGCGTGCTGCGGCTGTTGGAGGCAATCCGCATCCTCGGCATGGAGAAGGAGACGCGGTTCTACCAGGCCTCGACCTCCGAGCTCTACGGCCTCGTGCAGGAGATCCCGCAGAAGGAGACCACGCCGTTCTATCCGCGCTCGCCTTACGGCGTCGCCAAGCTCTACGGCTACTGGATCACGGTGAACTACCGCGAGGCCTACGGCATGTTCGCCTCCAACGGCATCCTGTTCAACCACGAGAGCCCGATCCGCGGCGAGACCTTCGTCACCCGCAAGATCACCCGCGGCGTTGCCCGCATCGAGCTCGGGCTCGAGGACACGCTCTATCTCGGCAATCTCGAGGCCAAGCGCGACTGGGGCCATGCCAAGGATTACGTCGAGGGCATGCACATGATCCTGCAGGCCGATGCGCCCGACGACTTCGTGCTCGCCACCGGCGAGATGCGCTCGGTGCGCGAGATGGTCGAGCGTTGCTTCGCGCAGGTCGGCCGCCGCATCGAATGGCGCGGCAAGGGCGTGGAGGAGACCGGCGTCGATGCCAGGAGCGGCAAGACCGTGGTGCGGATCGATCCGACCTACTTCCGTCCCACCGAGGTCGAGCTCCTGATCGGCGATGCCAGCAAGGCCCGCGACAAGCTCGGCTGGAAGCCGAAGCGGACGTTTGCCCAGCTCGTCGAGGAGATGATGGCGAGCGATCTGGCCGAGGCCAAACGGGACGTCGCCAATGGCAAACGCAGCGTTTGA
- a CDS encoding GDP-L-fucose synthase: protein MANAAFELKGKSVYVAGHRGMVGSALVRRLAREDVELVTVDRREIDLCNQAAVFDWFAKVRPQVVFLAAAKVGGIAANDTLRAEFIYDNIVIAANVIHAAHQSGAEKLMFLGSSCIYPKLASQPLREDSMLTGPLEPTNEPYAIAKIAGIKMAEAYRSQYGSDFISVMPTNLYGPGDNYHPEYSHVVAALIRRFHEAKVAGARCVTVWGTGTPRREFLHADDMADACVHLMKTYSGAELINIGTGEDITIADFARLVADVIGYRGEITFDTSRPDGTPRKLLDISRLAALGWRATTSLEDGLKRAYEAYLADALAPAR from the coding sequence ATGGCAAACGCAGCGTTTGAGCTGAAGGGCAAGAGCGTCTACGTCGCCGGCCATCGCGGCATGGTCGGCAGCGCGCTGGTGCGCCGGCTGGCGCGGGAGGACGTCGAGCTCGTCACGGTGGACCGGCGCGAGATCGATCTCTGCAACCAGGCCGCCGTGTTCGACTGGTTCGCGAAGGTGCGGCCGCAGGTGGTGTTCCTCGCCGCCGCCAAGGTCGGCGGCATCGCCGCCAACGACACGCTGCGCGCCGAGTTCATCTACGACAACATCGTGATCGCGGCCAACGTGATCCACGCCGCGCATCAAAGCGGCGCCGAGAAGCTGATGTTTTTGGGCTCCTCCTGCATCTATCCGAAGCTCGCGAGCCAGCCCTTGCGCGAGGACTCGATGCTGACCGGCCCGCTCGAGCCCACCAACGAGCCCTATGCGATTGCCAAGATCGCCGGCATCAAGATGGCGGAGGCCTATCGCAGCCAGTATGGCAGCGACTTCATCAGCGTGATGCCGACCAACCTCTACGGGCCCGGCGACAATTATCATCCCGAGTACAGCCACGTGGTCGCCGCCCTGATCCGGCGTTTCCACGAGGCCAAGGTCGCGGGCGCCAGATGCGTCACGGTCTGGGGCACCGGCACGCCGCGCCGCGAGTTCCTCCATGCCGACGACATGGCGGATGCCTGCGTGCATCTGATGAAGACTTATTCCGGGGCGGAGCTGATCAATATCGGCACCGGCGAGGACATCACCATCGCCGACTTCGCCCGCCTGGTCGCCGATGTCATCGGCTATCGCGGTGAGATCACGTTCGACACCTCGCGCCCCGATGGTACGCCGCGCAAGCTGCTCGACATCAGCCGTCTCGCGGCACTGGGCTGGCGCGCGACGACGTCGCTGGAGGATGGCTTGAAGCGGGCTTATGAGGCGTATCTGGCCGACGCGCTGGCTCCTGCACGATAG
- a CDS encoding DUF2231 domain-containing protein, with product MQEVVPVRSTAQIAGHPIHPMLVPIPIVCFIGALLTDIAYSVTAEMMWANFSAWLLLVGVIFGVLAAIAGLTDFLGNRLVRAQTPAWPHLIGNAVALILAIINALIHTRDAWTSVWPIGLILSILTVLILPVTGWLGWAMVYRHGVGVAR from the coding sequence GTGCAGGAAGTTGTGCCCGTGCGCTCCACGGCGCAGATCGCAGGCCATCCCATTCATCCGATGCTGGTGCCGATCCCAATCGTGTGCTTCATCGGCGCGCTGCTGACGGACATCGCCTATAGCGTGACCGCCGAGATGATGTGGGCGAATTTCTCCGCCTGGCTCCTGCTCGTCGGCGTCATCTTCGGCGTGCTTGCGGCCATCGCGGGCCTGACTGATTTCCTGGGCAACCGTCTGGTCCGGGCGCAAACGCCGGCCTGGCCGCATCTGATCGGGAACGCCGTGGCGCTGATCCTGGCAATCATCAATGCGCTGATCCACACGCGCGACGCCTGGACATCGGTATGGCCTATCGGGCTGATCCTGTCGATCCTCACCGTCCTCATCCTGCCCGTCACCGGTTGGCTCGGCTGGGCGATGGTCTATCGTCATGGCGTGGGGGTTGCGCGATGA
- a CDS encoding sorbosone dehydrogenase family protein: MTAAFVRLVLCGSLLCLTGCNDGSGDPKAQVGTNPSLPDIQQYLLPPIHIARIVGWKKDETPTVAPGLQAKAFATGLQHPRVPYVLPNGDVLVVESKAPNAAAIKRPKEIVMGLVESWATSGGDNGASNRITLLRDSDGDGVPETQSVFLDHLNSPFGVALVGNDLYVANTDAIVRYPYTEGDTKITAPGTVLTPLPGGPIDHHWTKSLVASPDGATLYVGVGSNSNITENGMEAEHNRAAILEVDRASGRWRVFASGLRNPNGLSFEPQSGALWTVVNERDELGPDLVPDYMTSVKEGGFYGWPYSYYGQHVDPRVKPERPDLVAKAIVPDYALSSHVAPLGLAFYTGTSLPDAYRGGAFVGEHGSWNRQVLNGYKVVFVPFTDGKPSGPAQDVVTGFLNSDNQARGRPVGVAVDKTGALLVADDSGNTVWRVTSARPQLTQR; encoded by the coding sequence ATGACTGCCGCATTTGTCCGCTTGGTGTTGTGCGGTTCGCTGCTGTGTCTCACCGGCTGCAATGACGGCAGCGGCGATCCCAAGGCGCAAGTCGGCACCAATCCGTCCCTGCCGGACATCCAGCAATATCTTCTCCCGCCGATTCACATCGCTCGCATCGTCGGATGGAAGAAGGACGAGACGCCGACCGTTGCGCCGGGCCTGCAGGCCAAGGCGTTCGCGACGGGCCTGCAGCATCCGCGTGTGCCCTACGTTCTTCCCAATGGCGACGTGCTGGTGGTGGAATCCAAGGCGCCGAACGCCGCCGCGATCAAGCGGCCTAAGGAGATCGTGATGGGCCTCGTTGAGTCCTGGGCGACGTCCGGCGGCGATAACGGTGCGAGCAACCGCATCACGCTGCTTCGCGACAGCGATGGCGACGGCGTGCCGGAGACGCAGAGTGTGTTCCTCGATCACCTCAACTCGCCGTTCGGCGTCGCGCTCGTCGGCAATGATCTCTATGTCGCCAACACCGACGCCATCGTCAGATACCCCTACACCGAGGGCGATACCAAGATCACCGCGCCCGGGACGGTGCTGACGCCGCTTCCGGGCGGTCCGATCGATCATCACTGGACCAAGAGTCTCGTCGCGAGCCCGGATGGGGCAACCCTCTACGTCGGCGTTGGCTCCAACAGCAACATCACCGAGAACGGAATGGAGGCCGAGCACAATCGCGCCGCCATCCTCGAGGTCGACCGCGCCAGCGGCCGTTGGCGCGTCTTCGCAAGCGGCTTGCGCAATCCCAATGGCCTGAGCTTCGAGCCGCAGAGCGGCGCGCTTTGGACGGTGGTGAACGAGCGCGACGAGCTCGGCCCGGATCTTGTTCCGGACTACATGACGTCGGTGAAGGAAGGCGGCTTCTATGGCTGGCCCTACAGCTATTACGGCCAGCACGTCGATCCCCGCGTCAAGCCGGAGCGGCCCGATCTGGTCGCGAAAGCCATCGTGCCGGACTACGCGCTGAGCTCGCATGTCGCACCGCTGGGCCTTGCCTTCTACACCGGCACCAGCCTGCCTGACGCCTACCGTGGCGGCGCGTTCGTCGGCGAGCACGGCAGTTGGAACCGGCAGGTTCTGAACGGCTACAAGGTCGTGTTCGTGCCGTTCACCGACGGCAAGCCGAGCGGCCCGGCGCAGGACGTCGTCACCGGCTTCCTGAACAGCGATAATCAGGCGCGCGGACGCCCGGTCGGCGTCGCGGTCGACAAGACCGGTGCCCTGCTGGTCGCCGACGACAGCGGCAACACGGTCTGGCGCGTCACCTCCGCGCGGCCGCAGCTCACGCAACGTTAA